One region of Ictalurus punctatus breed USDA103 chromosome 6, Coco_2.0, whole genome shotgun sequence genomic DNA includes:
- the nepro gene encoding nucleolus and neural progenitor protein isoform X2, with the protein MKLQAVLQDLQELCPNQIQRDVGVDVGHCDVPSHPMLEWFCLKVLGASSLLCRTLDQCTKAFSLTRQHLRLSEFIVLNLVLTCMLSRLWVFFRGILRTLVPVYEGIMALLHEVVHCQPMTFLPDFTLPGDLAVFLGSTYSDLLEERSTPEPFGMKNLSVLDRLFEEGSEEQVEKREEEEMKIMQMLAREEMTSSMDLGRTILRRGPPCSRSSADLDIKSMLQQTSKQCAVEVFSKTASPGQPSTSSLPVLEQKKMFLKRLSTASSIKDMAAHFEQMMGWCKRSKLYWERRYLAFMLLRCQRMKALECEGISVQKKLRRLRLRVHNVMLKGTDLVRPSLFLQRRTNCYFRTRFTTLLRCYGSVRSRVGKVRMRSRVARDLFNVTAKSSHKCRKYTKVSPIHNDVMSGSEGVFSQKKSKMETSSLKSSSVHNDEIDNIFASFGF; encoded by the exons ATGAAACTGCAGGCAGTCTTGCAAGACCTGCAGGAGCTATGCCCAAACCAAATCCAGAG GGATGTGGGAGTTGATGTAGGACATTGCGACGTCCCTAGTCATCCCATGCTGGAATGGTTTTGTCTTAAAGTGTTGGGAGCCTCCAGTCTCCTGTGCCGGACCCTGGACCAGTGCACCAAAGCTTTCTC ATTGACAAGGCAGCATCTTCGTTTGTCTGAGTTCATCGTGCTGAACTTGGTGCTGACATGCATGCTCAGTCGACTCTG GGTGTTTTTCAGAGGCATCCTGAGAACTCTGGTGCCTGTGTATGAAGGGATCATGGCTCTGCTGCATGAGGTAGTGCATTGTCAACCCATGACCTTCCTCCCTGACTTCACCTTGCCCGGAGACCTGGCAGTGTTTCTGGGCTCCACTTATTCTGACCTGCTTGAGGAGAGGAGTACACCAGAGCCTTTTGGGATGAAAAACCTCTCTGTTCTCGATAGGCTGTTTGAGGAGGGAAGTGAGGAACAGGTGGAAAAGAGGGAAGAAGAAGAGATGAAGATAATGCAGATGCTAGCCCGTGAGGAAATGACATCTAGCATGGATCTGGGGAGGACCATTTTGCGTCGAGGTCCACCATGCTCTC GATCTTCTGCAGATTTGGACATAAAGTCGATGCTGCAGCAAACTTCCAAACAG TGTGCAGTTGAAGTGTTCAGTAAGACAGCATCTCCTGGGCAACCGAGTACTTCCAGCCTGCCTGTGCTGGAGCAGAAGAAGATGTTCTTGAAAAGGCTAAGTACAGCATCCTCCATTAAGGACATGGCTGCACATTTTGAACAGATGATGGGCTGGTGTAAGAGGAGTAAGCTGTATTGGGAACGCCGCTATCTTGCCTTCATGCTCCTCAGGTGCCAGAGGATGAAGGCTTTGGAGTGTGAGGGAATCAG TGTGCAGAAGAAACTGAGGAGGCTTAGGCTTAGGGTTCACAATGTGATGCTTAAAGGAACTGACTTGGTGAGACCTTCCCTTTTTCTTCAGCGAAGGACAAATTGCTACTTCAGAACACGTTTTACTACACTTTTGAGATGTTATGGAAGCGTCAGGAGCCGAGTTGGAAAAGTCAGAATGCGCTCTCGGGTAGCCAGAGACCTTTTTAATGTAACTGCAAAATCATCACACAAATGCAGAAAGTACACAAAAGTTTCACCTATACATAACGATGTGATGTCAGGAAGCGAAGGCGTATTtagtcaaaaaaaaagcaaaatggaGACCAGTTCACTGAAATCTAGCAGTGTGCACAATGATGAGATTGATAATATTTTTGCCTCCTTTGGCTTTTAG
- the nepro gene encoding nucleolus and neural progenitor protein isoform X1 → MAVEPWNKINIPYPGVAAACRIPFNTRTAAVTEAVVVHCGNVLKLLGSRVLNTEIRVVHEILYVLHNGFRQHKPFLAIKQVQQCINRLQDMKLQAVLQDLQELCPNQIQRDVGVDVGHCDVPSHPMLEWFCLKVLGASSLLCRTLDQCTKAFSLTRQHLRLSEFIVLNLVLTCMLSRLWVFFRGILRTLVPVYEGIMALLHEVVHCQPMTFLPDFTLPGDLAVFLGSTYSDLLEERSTPEPFGMKNLSVLDRLFEEGSEEQVEKREEEEMKIMQMLAREEMTSSMDLGRTILRRGPPCSRSSADLDIKSMLQQTSKQCAVEVFSKTASPGQPSTSSLPVLEQKKMFLKRLSTASSIKDMAAHFEQMMGWCKRSKLYWERRYLAFMLLRCQRMKALECEGISVQKKLRRLRLRVHNVMLKGTDLVRPSLFLQRRTNCYFRTRFTTLLRCYGSVRSRVGKVRMRSRVARDLFNVTAKSSHKCRKYTKVSPIHNDVMSGSEGVFSQKKSKMETSSLKSSSVHNDEIDNIFASFGF, encoded by the exons ATGGCGGTCGAACcgtggaataaaataaacattccgTATCCAGGTGTTGCTGCGGCTTGTAGAATCCCTTTTAACACACGAACAg CCGCTGTAACAGAAGCTGTGGTGGTGCACTGTGGGAACGTGCTGAAGCTGCTGGGCAGCCGCGTGCTGAACACAGAGATCCGCGTAGTCCATGAGATCCTGTATGTACTGCACAACGGCTTCAGACAACACAAACCTTTTCTGGCCATCAAACAG GTTCAGCAATGCATAAACCGACTGCAGGACATGAAACTGCAGGCAGTCTTGCAAGACCTGCAGGAGCTATGCCCAAACCAAATCCAGAG GGATGTGGGAGTTGATGTAGGACATTGCGACGTCCCTAGTCATCCCATGCTGGAATGGTTTTGTCTTAAAGTGTTGGGAGCCTCCAGTCTCCTGTGCCGGACCCTGGACCAGTGCACCAAAGCTTTCTC ATTGACAAGGCAGCATCTTCGTTTGTCTGAGTTCATCGTGCTGAACTTGGTGCTGACATGCATGCTCAGTCGACTCTG GGTGTTTTTCAGAGGCATCCTGAGAACTCTGGTGCCTGTGTATGAAGGGATCATGGCTCTGCTGCATGAGGTAGTGCATTGTCAACCCATGACCTTCCTCCCTGACTTCACCTTGCCCGGAGACCTGGCAGTGTTTCTGGGCTCCACTTATTCTGACCTGCTTGAGGAGAGGAGTACACCAGAGCCTTTTGGGATGAAAAACCTCTCTGTTCTCGATAGGCTGTTTGAGGAGGGAAGTGAGGAACAGGTGGAAAAGAGGGAAGAAGAAGAGATGAAGATAATGCAGATGCTAGCCCGTGAGGAAATGACATCTAGCATGGATCTGGGGAGGACCATTTTGCGTCGAGGTCCACCATGCTCTC GATCTTCTGCAGATTTGGACATAAAGTCGATGCTGCAGCAAACTTCCAAACAG TGTGCAGTTGAAGTGTTCAGTAAGACAGCATCTCCTGGGCAACCGAGTACTTCCAGCCTGCCTGTGCTGGAGCAGAAGAAGATGTTCTTGAAAAGGCTAAGTACAGCATCCTCCATTAAGGACATGGCTGCACATTTTGAACAGATGATGGGCTGGTGTAAGAGGAGTAAGCTGTATTGGGAACGCCGCTATCTTGCCTTCATGCTCCTCAGGTGCCAGAGGATGAAGGCTTTGGAGTGTGAGGGAATCAG TGTGCAGAAGAAACTGAGGAGGCTTAGGCTTAGGGTTCACAATGTGATGCTTAAAGGAACTGACTTGGTGAGACCTTCCCTTTTTCTTCAGCGAAGGACAAATTGCTACTTCAGAACACGTTTTACTACACTTTTGAGATGTTATGGAAGCGTCAGGAGCCGAGTTGGAAAAGTCAGAATGCGCTCTCGGGTAGCCAGAGACCTTTTTAATGTAACTGCAAAATCATCACACAAATGCAGAAAGTACACAAAAGTTTCACCTATACATAACGATGTGATGTCAGGAAGCGAAGGCGTATTtagtcaaaaaaaaagcaaaatggaGACCAGTTCACTGAAATCTAGCAGTGTGCACAATGATGAGATTGATAATATTTTTGCCTCCTTTGGCTTTTAG
- the tex30 gene encoding testis-expressed protein 30 isoform X1, producing MVATNEEKVSIPFESKELEGALTVPETECIQTALILTHGAGGDMNFKPLMSLARDAATSGLLCLRFTCKSLNLAHRVRAYEAAVVYLKTLDRFALSNFFLGGRSMGARAAVALGRHLCAKEEINVQGLLCVSFPLHPPGQTHAHVKRSEDLRALSHIPVLFVSGTADNMCERQLLEHVVKQMESPSSVHWVEGANHGLAVKGRPEDSVLDEVNSQIITWILKHV from the exons GAGAAGGTGTCCATCCCCTTTGAATCTAAAGAGCTGGAAGGTGCTCTCACGGTTCCTGAAACAGAGTGTATACAAACAGCTCTCATCCTTACACACGGAGCAGGGGGAGATATGAACTTCAAGCCATTAATGTCATTGGCACGAGACGCCGCCACGTCCGGTTTGCTCTGCcttcgattcacatgcaaaAGCCTGAACCTGGCACACAGAGTGAGAGCCTATGAAGCAGCCGTA GTGTACTTGAAAACCCTTGATAGATTTGCACTGAGTAACTTTTTCCTTGGGG GACGTTCGATGGGAGCTCGAGCTGCTGTGGCTCTGGGCAGACATTTATGTGCCAAGGAAGAGATTAATGTCCAGGGTCTGTTGTGTGTGTCTTTCCCATTACATCCTCCTGGCCAAACACATGCTCATGTTAAACGTAGTGAGGACCTGAGAGCACTTTCCCACATTCCTGTGCTCTTTGTATCTGGGACTGCAGACAACATGTGTGAACGA CAACTTCTGGAACATGTTGTGAAGCAGATGGAGAGCCCAAGCTCTGTGCATTGGGTAGAGGGAGCCAATCATGGACTGGCAGTGAAGGGGAGACCTGAAGATTCTGTGCTAGATGAGGTCAACTCACAAATCATCACATGGATACTAAAACATGTCTGA
- the tex30 gene encoding testis-expressed protein 30 isoform X2 codes for MNFKPLMSLARDAATSGLLCLRFTCKSLNLAHRVRAYEAAVVYLKTLDRFALSNFFLGGRSMGARAAVALGRHLCAKEEINVQGLLCVSFPLHPPGQTHAHVKRSEDLRALSHIPVLFVSGTADNMCERQLLEHVVKQMESPSSVHWVEGANHGLAVKGRPEDSVLDEVNSQIITWILKHV; via the exons ATGAACTTCAAGCCATTAATGTCATTGGCACGAGACGCCGCCACGTCCGGTTTGCTCTGCcttcgattcacatgcaaaAGCCTGAACCTGGCACACAGAGTGAGAGCCTATGAAGCAGCCGTA GTGTACTTGAAAACCCTTGATAGATTTGCACTGAGTAACTTTTTCCTTGGGG GACGTTCGATGGGAGCTCGAGCTGCTGTGGCTCTGGGCAGACATTTATGTGCCAAGGAAGAGATTAATGTCCAGGGTCTGTTGTGTGTGTCTTTCCCATTACATCCTCCTGGCCAAACACATGCTCATGTTAAACGTAGTGAGGACCTGAGAGCACTTTCCCACATTCCTGTGCTCTTTGTATCTGGGACTGCAGACAACATGTGTGAACGA CAACTTCTGGAACATGTTGTGAAGCAGATGGAGAGCCCAAGCTCTGTGCATTGGGTAGAGGGAGCCAATCATGGACTGGCAGTGAAGGGGAGACCTGAAGATTCTGTGCTAGATGAGGTCAACTCACAAATCATCACATGGATACTAAAACATGTCTGA